The proteins below come from a single Stomoxys calcitrans chromosome 1, idStoCalc2.1, whole genome shotgun sequence genomic window:
- the LOC106094626 gene encoding larval/pupal cuticle protein H1C-like: protein AMLSMVCVFPLATTVSAGLLETHHVVHEPVVAKVGHVVHSAPSAVSHQSITQVHSKAVVQPVYTPIVKTTVHAVPIVKTVHHVAPVVKTVHTPVVHHVAPVVKTVHTPVVHHVAPVVKTVHTPIVHRATPVVHAIPVPLLHHH, encoded by the coding sequence CTGTCTCTGCTGGTCTCCTTGAAACCCATCATGTGGTACATGAGCCTGTGGTAGCCAAAGTTGGCCATGTTGTCCATTCTGCTCCTTCCGCCGTATCACACCAGAGCATCACCCAAGTCCATAGCAAAGCTGTTGTACAACCTGTCTACACGCCCATCGTTAAGACCACCGTTCATGCTGTCCCCATTGTAAAGACTGTGCATCATGTTGCGCCTGTGGTCAAGACTGTCCATACTCCCGTAGTGCACCATGTTGCCCCAGTGGTAAAGACCGTTCACACTCCAGTCGTCCATCATGTTGCTCCTGTGGTAAAGACTGTCCACACTCCAATTGTTCATCGTGCTACTCCTGTTGTTCATGCTATTCCAGTGCCACTGTTGCATCATCATTAA